One region of Anaeromyxobacter paludicola genomic DNA includes:
- the tilS gene encoding tRNA lysidine(34) synthetase TilS, with amino-acid sequence MIAVKETVKKRRLFGPDDHVLVALSGGPDSTALLAALAALERAGELARLSAVHVDHGLRPGSAAEADACAELCARLDVAFHRRAVEVARGNVQSRARLARYAALRAVALEAGATRIATGHTRTDQAETVLHRLLRGAGARGLGAIPPKRGLLVRPLLDRSRAEVRAFLRDEGLPWLEDPSNESPRYTRNRIRRELLPALARFNPAFEEALARTADLLRDDDRALERIARREAGALAWADARRVRVLPLAVRRRAVRRLWKAATGSRRGLSASHVEAVLGLFDRAGPGRISLPGDREACLGGDRLWIGRQPEEALARRRRGRPQKG; translated from the coding sequence GTGATCGCGGTCAAGGAGACGGTCAAAAAGCGCCGTCTTTTCGGGCCCGACGACCACGTGCTGGTGGCGCTCTCCGGCGGGCCGGACTCGACCGCGCTCCTCGCCGCCCTGGCCGCGCTCGAGCGGGCGGGCGAGCTCGCCCGGCTGTCCGCGGTGCACGTGGATCACGGGCTGCGGCCCGGGAGCGCCGCCGAGGCCGACGCCTGCGCCGAGCTCTGCGCCCGCCTCGACGTCGCCTTCCACCGGCGCGCGGTCGAGGTGGCGCGGGGGAACGTGCAGTCGCGGGCGCGGCTCGCCCGTTACGCGGCGTTGCGGGCGGTGGCCCTGGAGGCCGGCGCGACGCGGATCGCGACCGGCCACACCCGCACCGATCAGGCGGAGACGGTGCTGCACCGGCTCCTGCGCGGCGCCGGGGCGCGGGGGCTCGGCGCGATCCCACCGAAGCGCGGGCTGCTGGTGCGGCCCCTCCTCGATCGCTCCCGCGCCGAGGTCCGCGCCTTCCTTCGCGACGAGGGGCTGCCGTGGCTGGAGGACCCGAGCAACGAGAGCCCCCGCTACACCCGCAACCGGATCCGGCGCGAGCTCCTGCCAGCGCTCGCCCGCTTCAACCCGGCCTTCGAGGAGGCGCTGGCCCGCACCGCCGATCTGCTGCGGGACGACGACCGGGCGCTCGAGCGGATCGCCCGGCGCGAGGCGGGCGCGCTCGCCTGGGCCGACGCCCGCCGGGTGCGAGTCCTGCCGCTCGCCGTTCGCCGCCGCGCCGTGCGCCGGCTCTGGAAGGCCGCCACCGGCTCGCGCCGGGGCCTCTCGGCCAGCCACGTCGAGGCGGTGCTCGGCCTCTTCGACCGGGCCGGCCCGGGCCGGATCTCGCTCCCGGGCGACCGCGAGGCCTGCCTCGGCGGGGACCGGCTCTGGATCGGGCGGCAGCCGGAGGAGGCGCTCGCGCGTCGCCGCCGGGGACGCCCCCAGAAGGGCTGA